DNA sequence from the Chryseobacterium indicum genome:
TCCTCCATGACCGCTTTTACAATGAATCTTTACGTAATCTACAAAATTTGACATAATTTTAATTCAAGGTTTTATGTTGAAGGTTCAAAGTTTTAACCTTGAATTTGGAACTTTGAACCTTGAATCAAAAATTTTTACTTTTGAAACTTCTCTACTTCAGCGAAAAGTTTTTCAGAGATTTCATTGATGTCTCCGACACCGTTGATCTCTACATATTTGCCTTGCTGCTTGTACAGTTCGGCTACTTCTGCTGTTTTTGTGTAGTACTCTTTTATTCTATTTTGGATGATCTCCACATTGCTGTCGTCTGATCTTCCGCTGATTTCTCCTCTTTTCAATAATCGGTCTACCAAAATTGAATCTTCAACCACTAAAGAAAGGCATACATCAATTTCATCATTCAGTTCTTCTTTTACAATTTTCTCCAGTGCTTCCGTCTGAACAGCCGTTCTCGGATAACCGTC
Encoded proteins:
- a CDS encoding adenylate kinase; amino-acid sequence: MINIVLFGPPGSGKGTQAQNLIEKFNLKQISTGDLFRFNMKNDTELGKLAKSYIDKGELVPDQVTTDMLIDEIRKPTDAAGFIFDGYPRTAVQTEALEKIVKEELNDEIDVCLSLVVEDSILVDRLLKRGEISGRSDDSNVEIIQNRIKEYYTKTAEVAELYKQQGKYVEINGVGDINEISEKLFAEVEKFQK